Below is a window of Streptomyces sp. ITFR-16 DNA.
TGCGCGAGGCCGAGGCCGGGCAGGCCTACGAACTCCTCGCCGCCGGGGAGGTGGACGTGGCGCTCTCGCTGGCCGCCCATGCCCCGACGGCCCGCGACCCCCGGTTCGCGGTGCTGCCGCTGCTCGCCGAGCCGCTCGACGTGGCGCTGCCGGCCGGCCACCGGCTCGCGGGCGCCCCCGGCCTGCGGCTGGCCGACCTCTCCGCCGAACCCTGGATCTTCGGCGGCTCCGGCCCCTGGTCCGAGATCACCACCGCCGCCTGCGAGGCCGCCGGCTTCGTCCCCGAGCAGGCCCACAGCGCCTCCGGGTGGACCGCGATCCTCGCCATGGTGGAGGCGGACATGGGCGTCGCCCTCATCCCGCGCATGGCGTCGGCGGAGCGGCAGGCGCGGGACGGGGTGGTGATGCGGGTCCTCGACGCCGACCGGCCCCGGCGCCATGTGGTGGCCGCCGTGCGGCAGGGCGCCGAGCGCGGCCCGGCGGTCGCCCGGGTCCTGGCGGCGCTGCGTACCGTCGCGGAACCGTTCAGTTCGCCTTAAGGATCTGTGCGAAAACTTTCGATGGACCTAATGGCTTCCGGCGTACGACAGTGAAGCCATGACCTTCGAACAGAATGAGAACCAGCACGAGGACCCCCACGCCAACGACGCGGCCCCGTACGGCGGTGGTGACCCGTACGCCGACTACCGCACCACCGACCTCCCCTTCACCGACCTCGTCGACCTCGCCGACCGCCGGCTCGGCGCGGGCGTGATCGCCGCCAACGACGAGTTCTTCGCCGAGCGCGAGAACCTCCTCGTCCGGGAGCGCGCGGTCTTCGACCCCGAGCACTTCGGCCACAAGGGCAAGATCATGGACGGCTGGGAGACCCGCCGCCGGCGCGGCGCCGACGCCGCCCACCCCTTCCCGGCCCCCGACGAGCACGACTGGGCCCTGATCCGCCTCGGCGCCCCCGGCATCATCCGCGGCATCGTCGTCGACACCGCCCACTTCCGCGGCAACTACCCGCAGCGCGTCTCCGTCCAGGCCACCTGCGCGGAGGGCACCCCCGGCCCCGCCGAACTCCTCGCGGACGACGTGAAGTGGGAGGAGATCGTCCCGCCGACCCCCGTACGCGGCCACGCCGCCAACGGCTTCGAGATCACCGGCGGACGCCGCTACACCCACCTCCGCCTCTGCCAGCACCCCGACGGCGGCATCGCCCGCCTCCGCGTGCACGGCGAAGTGCTCCCCGACCCGTCCTGGCTCGCCACGCTCGGCACGTTCGACCTGCTCTCGGTCCTGAACGGCGGCAGTTACGAGGACGCGTCCGACCGCTTCTACTCCTCGCCGACCCAGATCATCCTGCCCGGCACCTCCCGCAAGATGGACGACGGCTGGGAGAACCGCCGCCGCCGGGTCCGCGGCACCAACGACTGGGTCCGCTTCCGGCTGCCCGCCCAGGGCGCGGTCCGCGCGATCGAGATCGACACCGCCTACCTCAAGGGCAACGCGGCCGGCTGGATCGCCCTCCAGGGCCGCAACGGCGAGACGGGCGAGTGGTTCGAGATCATCCCCCGCACCCGCCTCCAGCCCGACACCCTGCACCGCTTCCCGCTGCGCGCCCAGGCCGTGGTCACCCACGTCCGGCTCGACGCCTTCCCCGACGGCGGCGTCGCCCGGATGCGCCTGCACGGCTCGCTCACCGAGTCCGGAGCGGCCGAACTCACCGCCCGCTACGAGGCGTCGGCCGTCTGACGGCCGCCCCCCGCTCCCGCCCGGCGGACGGCTGCGCTCCTGCGCCCGCCCGCCGGGCGGGTCTCCACGGCCCGCACGCGAAGGGGCGCCTCCCGAAGGAGGCGCCCCTCATGCGCGTGCCGGTGCGGTGGCCAGGGCCGGACAGGCCCTAGGCGGTCGCCGCCGCGGCGTCCGCGGCGCGGGCCCGCAGCGCCCGCTCCACACCCGAGCGGGACTCCGACATCAGCCGGCGCAGGGCCGCGCCCGGCTCCGCCGAGGCCAGCCAGGCGTCCGTCGCGTCCAGGGTCTCCTGGGAGACCTGGAGCGCCGGGTACAGGCCGATCGCGACCTGCTGCGCCATCTCGTGGCTGCGCGACTCCCAGACGTCCTTCACCGCGGCGAAGAACTTCTCCGTGTACGGCGCCAGCAGCTCGCGCTGGTCGGTCTGGACGAACCCGCCGATGACCGCCTCCTGGAGGGAGTTCGGCAGCTTGTCGGACTCGACGACCGAGGCCCAGGCCTCCGCCTTCGCCTCCTCGGAGGGCCGGGCCGCACGGGCGGCCGCCGCATGGCGCTCGCCCGCCGCCGTCCGGTCGCGCGCGTACTCGGCGTCGATCTCGTCGTCGTCGAGCAGCCCGGTGGCGGCCAGCCGCTGCACGAAGGCCCAGCGCAGCTCGGTGTCGACGGCCAGGCCCTCGATCTCCTCGGCGCCGTCGAGCAGCGCCCGCAGCAGGTCGAGCTGCTGCGGGTTGCGGGCCGTCGCCGCGAAGGCGCGGGCCCAGGCCAGCTGGTGGTCGCTGCCCGGCTCGGCCGCGCGCAGATGCGCGAGCGTCGCGTCGGTCCACTGGGTCAGACCGGCCTCGCGCCACTCCGGCGCGGCGTACAGGTCGAGGGCCATCTTCACCTGGCGGTGCAGCGACTGGACGACGCCGATGTCCGACTCCTTGCCGACCCCGGACAGGACCAGTGCGAGGTAGTCACGGGTGGCCAGCTCGCCGTCGCGGACCATGTCCCAGGCGGAGGCCCAGCACAGCGCGCGCGGCAGCGACTCGGTGAAGTCGCCCAGGTGCTCCGTGACGACCCGCAGCGACTCCTCGTCGAGCCGGACCTTCGCGTACGAGAGGTCGTCGTCGTTGAGGAGGATGACGGCGGGGCGGGCGGTGCCGGCCGGGAACGGCACGGTGGTGCGCTCGCCGTCGACGTCCAGCTCGATCCGGTCCGTACGCACCAGCTTCCCGGCCTCGTCGAGGTCGTAGAAACCGATGGCGATGCGGTGCGGGCGCAGCGTCGGCTCGCCCTTCGCCCCGGCGGGCAGCGCGGGCGCCTCCTGGAGGACGGCGAAGGAGGTGACGTGCCCGTCGGAGTCCGTCTCGATCTCCGGGCGCAGGATGTTGATCCCCGCCGTCTCCAGCCACGCCGTGGACCAGGTCTTCAGATCGCGGCCGGAGGTCTCCTCCAGCGCGCCGAGCAGGTCGGAGAGCCGGGTGTTGCCGAAGGCGTGCGCCTTGAAGTACGCCTGGACGCCCTTGAAGAACTCGTCCATGCCGACGTACGCCACCAGCTGCTTCAGGACCGAGGCGCCCTTGGCGTACGTGATGCCGTCGAAGTTGACCAGGACGTCGTCCAGGTCACGGATGTCGGCCATGATCGGGTGGGTCGAGGGCAGCTGGTCCTGCCGGTAGGCCCAGGTCTTCATGGAGTTGGCGAACGTGGTCCAGGAGTGCGGCCACTGCGAGCCCTCGGCGTACGCCAGGCAGGCGATCGAGGTGTAGGTGGCGAACGACTCGTTCAGCCACAGGTCGTTCCACCACTCCATGGTGACGAGGTCGCCGAACCACATGTGGGCCAGCTCGTGCAGGACCGTCTCGGCCCGCGTCTCGTACGCCGCGTCCGTCACCTTGGAGCGGAAGACGTACTGGTCGCGGATGGTGACCGCGCCCGCGTTCTCCATCGCGCCCGCGTTGAACTCCGGGACGAAGAGCTGGTCGTACTTGGCGAAGGGGTAGGCGTAGTCGAACTTCTCCTGGAACCAGTCGAAGCCCATCCGGGTCACGTCGAAGATCGCGTCCGCGTCGAGGTACTCGGCGAGCGAGGGACGGCAGTAGATGCCGAGCGGGACGGACTGGCCGTCCTTCTCGTAGCTGCTGTGCACCGAGTGGTACGGACCGGCGATGAGCGCCGTGATGTACGTGGAGATGCGCGGCGTCGGCTCGAACGACCAGACGTCGTCGCGGGGCTCCGGCGTCGGCGAGTTGGAGATCACGGTCCAGCCGGACGGGGCCTTCACGGTGAACCGGAAGGTCGCCTTCAGGTCGGGCTGCTCGAAGCTCGCGAAGACCCGGCGCGCGTCCGGGACCTCGAACTGCGTGTAGAGGTAGGCCTGCTCGTCGACGGGGTCGACGAAGCGGTGCAGCCCCTCACCCGTGTTGGTGTACGCGCAGTCGGCGACGACCTTCAGCTCGTTGGAGCCGGCCCGCAGGTGCGGCAGGGTGATGCGCGAGTCGCGGAACACGGCCGCGACGTCCAGCGTCCTGCCGTTCAGCTCGACCTCGTGGACGGCCGGGGCCACCAGGTCGATGAAGGTCTCCGCACCGTCTTCGGCGGAGTCGAAGCGCACGACGGTGACGGACCTGTAGGTCCCGCCCTCCTGCGCCCCGGAGAGGTCGAGATCGATCTCGTACGCGTCCACGGTCAGCAGGCGCGCCCGCTCCTGTGCCTCTTCGCGGGTCAGATTCGTGCCAGGCACGCGGTCATCTCCTTGATATGCGAGTTTTCCGCCATCCTTCCACGTGACCTCGGCCCAACGCGATGTCCGTTTCCCGCCGGACCCCTCCGGACGGGCGCGCCATGCTCGTGGCATGACCAGCTACGAGGCACGCGCGATCGATCGGGCCGCGCTGAAGGAACTCCGCGAGACCGACGACGCGGGCCGCCCCTGCGTCCCGTACACCGCCGAGGACGCGGGCAGCCCGCTGCGGTGCTGTCTGCGGGGCAATGAGGCGGGGGAGAGGATCGCCCTCGTCTCCTACGCGCCGCTGCGGCGCTGGGCGGCAAAGACGGGGGCGCGGC
It encodes the following:
- the pepN gene encoding aminopeptidase N is translated as MPGTNLTREEAQERARLLTVDAYEIDLDLSGAQEGGTYRSVTVVRFDSAEDGAETFIDLVAPAVHEVELNGRTLDVAAVFRDSRITLPHLRAGSNELKVVADCAYTNTGEGLHRFVDPVDEQAYLYTQFEVPDARRVFASFEQPDLKATFRFTVKAPSGWTVISNSPTPEPRDDVWSFEPTPRISTYITALIAGPYHSVHSSYEKDGQSVPLGIYCRPSLAEYLDADAIFDVTRMGFDWFQEKFDYAYPFAKYDQLFVPEFNAGAMENAGAVTIRDQYVFRSKVTDAAYETRAETVLHELAHMWFGDLVTMEWWNDLWLNESFATYTSIACLAYAEGSQWPHSWTTFANSMKTWAYRQDQLPSTHPIMADIRDLDDVLVNFDGITYAKGASVLKQLVAYVGMDEFFKGVQAYFKAHAFGNTRLSDLLGALEETSGRDLKTWSTAWLETAGINILRPEIETDSDGHVTSFAVLQEAPALPAGAKGEPTLRPHRIAIGFYDLDEAGKLVRTDRIELDVDGERTTVPFPAGTARPAVILLNDDDLSYAKVRLDEESLRVVTEHLGDFTESLPRALCWASAWDMVRDGELATRDYLALVLSGVGKESDIGVVQSLHRQVKMALDLYAAPEWREAGLTQWTDATLAHLRAAEPGSDHQLAWARAFAATARNPQQLDLLRALLDGAEEIEGLAVDTELRWAFVQRLAATGLLDDDEIDAEYARDRTAAGERHAAAARAARPSEEAKAEAWASVVESDKLPNSLQEAVIGGFVQTDQRELLAPYTEKFFAAVKDVWESRSHEMAQQVAIGLYPALQVSQETLDATDAWLASAEPGAALRRLMSESRSGVERALRARAADAAAATA
- the alc gene encoding allantoicase; this encodes MTFEQNENQHEDPHANDAAPYGGGDPYADYRTTDLPFTDLVDLADRRLGAGVIAANDEFFAERENLLVRERAVFDPEHFGHKGKIMDGWETRRRRGADAAHPFPAPDEHDWALIRLGAPGIIRGIVVDTAHFRGNYPQRVSVQATCAEGTPGPAELLADDVKWEEIVPPTPVRGHAANGFEITGGRRYTHLRLCQHPDGGIARLRVHGEVLPDPSWLATLGTFDLLSVLNGGSYEDASDRFYSSPTQIILPGTSRKMDDGWENRRRRVRGTNDWVRFRLPAQGAVRAIEIDTAYLKGNAAGWIALQGRNGETGEWFEIIPRTRLQPDTLHRFPLRAQAVVTHVRLDAFPDGGVARMRLHGSLTESGAAELTARYEASAV
- a CDS encoding LysR substrate-binding domain-containing protein; protein product: MTEWDVKKLRILRTLRDRGTVTATADALLMTPSAVSQQLSNLAKQLGVPLLEAQGRRVRLTDAAHLVLRHAEAVFAQLERADAELTGYLRGEAGEVRIAAFATAVPALVVPAVQRLRAEDRPGPDIRVREAEAGQAYELLAAGEVDVALSLAAHAPTARDPRFAVLPLLAEPLDVALPAGHRLAGAPGLRLADLSAEPWIFGGSGPWSEITTAACEAAGFVPEQAHSASGWTAILAMVEADMGVALIPRMASAERQARDGVVMRVLDADRPRRHVVAAVRQGAERGPAVARVLAALRTVAEPFSSP